TCCCCTCAAGTTCCCCCCGATGCGCGGCTGCCGATCGTCTGTGCGCCACGTCCCAGCGAGCGCTAAGTATGAACCGGCCCGAGCGCAGCGAGCGTCCTGAGCGCGGGCAGCGAGGTGCACTAACTGCGAACGCCAACAGCGTGACCCTCACGCCCCCCTCACACCCCTGCTCCGGTGGCCTCCGCTCTCCTCCGGCTTATCGTCTCAATACCTTCTCTGTGTGCTCGCCGGCCGGTCCGGGTGCGGTTTCTCGCCGCAAGGTTTTCCGTCTGGTCAGGAGTTCCGCGACCCGAAGCGCTCCGTTACCCGGGTCCCGGCAGAAAGGCGAAAAGACGCGGTGTCTCCAAGGACGTTTCTCCGGAATCGCTCCACGCCGTCAGTGCTGAAGACCTTCGGCCCTTCTGCTCCTTGACCTCCGACCCTGAGAAGTCGGAGAGGTGAAAGAGAACAAGCATGGGGTCAACGGCACCGAACGACGACCGAGTCCCGCTGAACGCAGGGCTGCGCGAAGAGCGAAACGTCACTTTTAAAGCGGCGTGAGGCCTAACGGATGGCATCGGTCGTCGGCTCCGTCTCGCAGACGCGTTGGGGAGGTGCGATCGCTGACACGCGTGTCTCGGAGGCTCTGCTGCAGCGGTGTGTCCAGGAGGACAGAAAAAGGACTGTGTGGACCACCTCCATCCCAGCAGACTCCACGATGGAAtctctttgtgtttccagtTACTGTACAAGTTAATTTGAGTTATCAGGTCATTATCGCGTCAATGGTAACATTTCCAATAGAAATGCTACTAAGCGTCACAGGGAGTTCTCCTCACCGTTGTTGTCACGGACACTTCTCCCCAAGGTCACCGTACGGTGTGAGGGGGTGCAGAGGGTTTGCTGGGAGTCCTGGAATGCACGAGAACCTGCTGCTGATGGAACTGACTTTGGTTTGGGTTCGAAGATCGAGGACAAAGTCGACAGTGTTAGAGAGTGAGGGGAGAGCGATGAAGAGAAAGTGGGGAAAAGCTTGCGGCTCCTCTGTTTTCGCCTGCGTCGTACAGGAGACGTGTGGTTTTGTCCAGGGGCACCACGGCGGTGGATGCGTCGGGGTGTGGGACGGACACAGGGACACGCCGCTCATCCTCCTGCGCTCTCAGCTCTGTTTTCCTATCGTTGCTCCGAGTTCTCCTCCTTCCCCAGGAGAAGCTCCGTGAGGCTTGGAGACCCCGTCTCCCTCCATCGGTCTCCTGCGCCGCGTCGACTCTGCGTTTGGGCTCGTGCGCTTTTCCCGCTTTGAGCTGCTACCGATCTCCGCCTGCTCTCCACCTTCGCTGCCATCTTCCAACCACCTCCTCCGTCTCCTGCGCTCTTGCTCTCGCAGGGAACGCGTGGAGATCGGGTGCGATGCCGAGTCGAGGCCACGCCTTCATTAAAGGCCCCGCTTTGGCGCTCTTAGCCCCTTGGGTCCCCTCTTTGTTAGCGCGTTCCTACGATTTGCCTATGATTTGGGAAGAGCGCTAAAGGCTCTTCCGACACAGACGGGACCCTGGGCCACAAGCCAAAGCGCCCCCGGGGTCCTAAGACACGAAGAACCTGATAGATGGATTTCATCACCCGCAGAAGCAGCCCTTTGCGGCACAGCTCAGGGAAGAGTTCGTAAGCGTCCCGCAGCACCGTCTGCAATGGGAACAGCGAGAGGAATGCTTGGAAGCGTCAGCAAACCGTCCATCGCAGTTGGGCCATAAAGCCCCGAGGGTGTTGTCCTCCACAAAGTGCTCGTTTGTCCCTGCAAACGTTTTATTAGCACACCTGCCCAGGCTGTGCGTCGCCGCGAAGCCGCTGCACACGTTCTCCGCGTACGACATCTTTTGCGCGCTTTTTGTCGGGAACGTTCACCGTCCGTCACGCAGATCCGCGTGGTTagggttttattttgtttacgcCCCACTGAGTCTTTCTCACCAGCGGTCGCATCACGTGTGTCGTCTTCGAAGCTCTTTGGACCGTGGCCGTAGAGCAACACGGACGTTCCGCCGAAAGACACGCGGAACAGCCGTCCTAACCCTGCGCGAGAAGGGTCCCTCGTTCTGTACCGAGTTCCTTCTGCTGTTCTGTGGCAAGCAGAGAGGCCGACAGAGCGCGAGGATCAGTGCTTGGAGACGCCAGAGTCGCCAGGAGCAGGAGCTTCGCTCGCAGCGTCGCTCCCGATGCACTCACGTGGTAATAAACAGAGTGAACCCACGtgaatgctatttatatttgtaaactTGTTTCTTCATCGGTGCTTGTGTTTCCACGCCGAGGAACCGCAGCGCGCAGCGAACGGAGGAAGACGGCGCGCGCACGATCTCCTCGAGACTTCGGGTCAAAACCACCGAGGTTCAGCAGAGTGACGCTTCACCGCATACGGTACGCCGCGTGTTCTTACGCTCCACTTGCGAGGCAGGAGCGTCCAGCTTCCGGCATCTTCCGCAGGCTCCGTATCTGCTTCTGGGAACTCGGAGCTCAATGGGAAACAAACGCGTGCCGCTGCGGTGCCAGGCTCCGGTGCCAGGCTCCGGTTAGCTGGCCAAAAGGGACTAAACCGGACACCCTGCTGAGCGATGGGAGGAGGAGCAGCCTGTAGTCTCCCCAGGAGAGCAGGGTACAAACAGGGTACATATTGTGGCAGCCCTCTGTTCATCTGGAGGGATTCATATTGTAACATcactgaggggagtaaatgtaaatagttggcattagtgtttatgtgtgtgtacatagttgtgtgtggtttctgattggttgttgttctatttgtgttcagtttttgagagtgggattctggggagtcccggggggggaaccccttaaccatagggtgcagcaggggggctgggagtgacccagggggattttgaggtgttctgtgtcttgtactgtctgaagcgtctttgttaagactgctgttggggacatgtacagtttcaataaagagcacgttccttttaccccgCCTGTCGAGCCTGTTTCTAGTAGCTCTATGGAGGGACGCTACATTGGTGTCAGGGGTGGGACGGCGCACGCTCTGAGCGAGCAAACCCCAAGAACCGACCGGGGAAGAGAACGTTCTCGGGAGATCGAAGATATTCAGCAGAAGACTTCGGAACTGCTGGCCGCTTTGGAGCAACTGTGGGGACCGTCACCACCACGCCGGCGAGAGGCTTCCCTCACGACGGTGTGCGGAGAAAGGGGTAttccccaaccaccgcccaggACGCCAGCCTTGGGGGAAACACCGCAGCGAACAGCGCTTCGCCTGCCGCGGTATTCGTGGACGGAGCCGTGGGAAACATACGAGGCACAGCTTCGCCTAGCAGCGCGGCACAACGGCTGGGATGcggcaactacagcagcacagctggggctagCCTTGGAGGGGAAAGCGCTGACCGTGCTGCTAGACGTGAGAGCGGACCAACACCACGAGCTGCCCGCGCTCACGGCTGCCCTGAGACGCCGTTTCGGCCAACACGAAACAGCGGACTATTATCGTGGACAGCTCACAGCGAGACGACGCGGCAAAGGCGAAGCCCTGAGAGCGCTGGCCGCGGATATCCAGCTCCTGGCGCGGCGGGCGTACCCGCAATACCCCGCAGATATCCAAGAAGACTTGGCGCTGCAGGCATTCCTCCGAGCGCTCGCCCCAGAACGCCTGCAGCAGCATGTTAGGCTTGCTGCCCCGGCTAACCTGGAGGCGGCGCAGCGAGAGGCGGAACGCGCGGAAGCCGTCCTACGGGAGGCGAAGGAGCCCGCGCATTCTTGTCGCTCCCTGGAAGACGTCACTGATGACGAggtggagggagaagctgcgCGCCAAGTCGAGGCACCGCCTGCGCGCCAACGGCCCCCTATTATCTGCTGGCGTTGTCGGAAGCGAGGTCACCAGGCGCGCCACTGCAGAGAGCCCGCCCCCGCGGCACCtcagggaaacggcagagggGCGACGCCGTGAGGGGGGTTTCGCCCTGTGAGTCCACCCCTTCTTGGGGCGTACCCTCGTTCCCGGTGGGACGCCTGGGGAAACTCCGCTGCCTGCAGCTGCCCTGCCTAATAGAGGGCGTGCCCTGCGAAGCCCTCGTGGACACGGGGTCTACAATCTCGATCGTCCGCAACGGAGTGCTGCCTGGAACGGCGCGCCATCCCCCAAAGGGATGGACCGAGGCGTCAGCGAGCCTGCGCACGGTCACAGGAGAGACCGTGGCGATGTGGGGGAAAAGACGTTTGCGCCTGGCTGTGGgcaaccagctgctggagcacgaGTTCTGGCTTGCAGAGATCCAGGATCCATGTATCGTAGGAATGGATCTCCTGGCCAAGGCAGGGGCGGTGCTGGACCTGGGCAGACGGTCGctacagctggcaggtgagaaCATTGCCCTCACTCACATGCGGCGGCGGCGAAAGAATCTCAAAACGCGCGCCCTCTCCGCCAGTTCACGAGTGCAGGGGACCGGGGCTGCGCACCAAATGGCAGTTGAGGGAGAGCCCGAGGCACACAGCGGGGGCTCCTCTGGTGCAGGGTGCGTCATGCAGCCCTCGGCGACGACTCGTGAAgcggtgcagatgctgtggcagcgcagcgggCGGAGTTAGACGAGGGTCAGCGAGAGCAGTTGAGGTAGCTCCTGAACACCTTCATGGACATCTTCGCAGCCCGGGATGAAGACTGCACCAAAACGGACCTGGTGCGGCACCACATTGAGACAGGTGGCGCGGCCCCCATCCGCCTGCGACCGCATCGCCTAGCGCTGGCGAAGAGGCAGATTGCGGAggaaaaggtgagagagatggcGGCAGCGGGCATCATTGAgccctccagcagcccctggtcaGCGCCGGCGGTCCTGGTGCAAAAGAAGGACGGCAGCTGGCGGTTCTGTGTGGATTATCATCGCCTGAATGCGGTAACCAAACAGGACTCCTATCCCCTGCCACGCATTGACGATGCGTTGGACTGCatcgcggggtcacagtggttcagctctctgGACCTGAGGAGTGGCTACTGGCAGGTCGCTTTGGCGCCGGAGGCCCGGGAGAAGACAGCATTCACCCTGGggcggggcctctggcacttcacggtcatgccttttggcctgtgtAACGCGGCCGCCACCTTTGAACCGCTGATGGAGCGGGTCCTGTCGGATGTGCCCAGGAGCCGGTGCATCGTCTACCTGGATGACCTGCTGGTAcacgcctcctcctttgagtctGCGCTGGCAAATCTGAAGGAGGTGTTTGCTGCCATCCGTGCGGCCGGGCTGAAACTGCACCCCGCGAagtgcaacctcctccagcGGCAGGTGAAATTCCTGGGCCACGTCGTGGACGCGAATGGAGTGTCCACGGACCCCGACAAGGTGCGGCAGGTGCGAGACTGGCCAGCCCCAGAGAACGTGTCGGAGTTGCAGAGTTTCCTGGGGCTGGCGTCGTATTATCGCCGCTTTGTGCGTGGTTTTGCAGACAtcgcagcaccactgcaccgccTCACTGCTAAGGGCACCCCGTTCGAGTGGACCCCTGAGTGCGCAGCCGCCTTTCACCGCCTGAGGGAGGCTTTGGCGTCTGCCCCCGTCCTGGCTCTCCCAATCCCTGGGAGGACTTTCATCGTGGACACGGATGCCAGCGATCAAGGCATCGGAGCTGTGTTGTCGCAGGtgggagatggaggtgagagggtggtcGCATTCTACAGCCGCCGGCTGAGTCGCCCGGAGAAGAACTACTGTGTCACGCGGCGAGAGCTCCTGGCCGTGGTGGCAGGGATTAAACATTTTCGCCCCTACCTCTACGGGACCAGGTTCCTGTTGCGGACCGACCACGCCTCACTCACATGGCTCCTAAACTTCAAGGAGCCAGAGGGGCAGATAGCacggtggctggagctgctgcaggggtaTGACTTTGAGGTCCAACACCGGCCAGGACGCCTGCACACCAACGCCGACGCACTCTCTCGGCGCCCTTGCAGTGCAGGCTCGTGCAGGCACTGCGTTCGGCTGGAGGAGCGGCGGGCGACTGCAGAAGAGACCTGCGCTGTGCTGGCGGCAGATGCGGCGAGTGATGGGGGATCCGCCGACGACACAGAGCTGTTCCGCCGggcccaggaagccgatccAGAGCTGGCGGTGGTGCGGGGCTTCCTGCAGTCGGGGCAGCGCCcaccctggactgctgtggccCCACACGGACCCACCGTCAAGTCatactgctcacagtgggacagccttgaggtgaggggggggctgctgtatcggcgttgggaggggccagtgcccggccaagtcctgtggcagctcctcgtcccccGTAGCCTCAAGGAAGACGTGTTGCAGCGAGTACATGGTCCTGCTGGCATTGGGCACTTCGGCGTGGCGAAGACGCTGCACCGGCTGCGCCAGCGGTTTCACTGGGCGGGGTGtcgccaagacgtggagctgtTCGTGCACTGCTGCGATGCCTGCACGGCGCGTAAGGGCCCCAGTGACCGGTCGCATGCCCCCCTGCAACGACTTCAGTCGGGCGCCCCAATGGAGCGCGTGGGCGTGGATGTGCTGGGACCCTTTCCCCGCACTGATCGGGGAAACCGCTACGTGCTCGTGGCCATGGACTACTTCACCAAGTGGCCCGAGGCGTACGCGGTACCGGACCAGAGTGCCGCGACCACAGTGGAGcggttggtggaggagatgttctgccGTTTTGGGGCGCCAGAGAACCTGCACAGTGACCAGGGCAGGAACTTTGAGTCACAAGTTATGAAAGAGGTATGCGACCGGCTGGGGGTGCGGAAGACGCGCACCACGCCCCTTCATCCACAGAGCGACGGGCTGGTGGAGCGTTTCAACCGGACACTCACCACGCAGCTCTCTGTGCTTACCTCCCGACATCAGCGcgactgggacagacacctgcccctggtcctgtgggcGTGCCGCTCTGCTGTCCAGGAGTCCACCGGCTGCACCCCTGCCCTGCTCATGTTCGGACGCGAGCTGAGGACTCCGGTGGACTTGGCTTTCAGCAGCCCGCCGGAGCCCGATGTGGGGGGTGAAGTGGGTCCGGAGTACCTTCGGCAACTGCGGCGACGTTTGGAGTCCGCGCACGCTTTTGCCAGGCGCCATCTGACGGAGGCCGGCGGGCGGCAGAAGCGCGCATACGACACGCAGTGTCGCGGGTGCCCTCTGGCCCCAGGAGACCGAGTGTGGGTATACAATCCCCGGAGGAAACGCGGGCTCTGCCCTAAGCTCACAGACAGCTGGGTGGGTCCCTGCGTGATTTTGGGTCGGCTGTCGGATGTCGTCTACAGGGTGCGGATGGGGCCAGGGCGTCGGCCGGTGGTTCTACACCGTGACAGACTCGCCCCCTACCATCCCAAGGAACCTGCACCGGGGCCTCCCGGAGAGAGTCCACCAGGTCCAGCGGGCTCACCGTCCCCGCACAGACCCAGGAGGGTGCGCCGGTTGCCTCTGCACCTCAGGGACTTTGTGCTTTCGGGGTCGACAGTCGCCGGGACGGCCGACTGCTAAAGGGGGGGCAATGTAACATcactgaggggagtaaatgtaaatagttggcattagtgtttatgtgtgtgtacatagttgtgtgtggtttctgattggttgttgttctatttatgttcagtgtttgagagtgggattctggggagtcccgggggggaaccccttaaccatagggtgcagcaggggggctgggagtgacccagggggattttgaggtgttctgtgtcttgtactgtctgaagcgtctttgttaagactgctgttggggacatgtacagtttcaataaagagcacgttccttttaccccgCCTGTTGAGCCTGTTTCTAGTAGCTCTATGGAGGGACGCTACAATATAAAGAGCTGCGGAGGAGCCCAGTGAGAGACAGGGGCTCACAgcccacattattattatgatgattattattatccGTGAATCCTCGTTACCACTGTTTTTACCTTATAGACAGCAGCAGGGTAATCTTCCTATACTGGTACTGCACTGACTCAGAGTAAGCACGTGGATCTGGAATACCACAGCAgtagcgggattcgaacccaagaccttcaGATGACCGGCGACCGTGAGGACAGCCCGCAGGGGGGAGGCACCgactcggctcggctcggctcgcgACCCAGTGCCCCGAAGGAGAGCGCGAAGATCGGGCGCAGGATGGAGACGCGTTGTGTCCCGATCGCGAGCAGGTCCGCAGAACACACAGTCCGAGGAAGAGCGATCCGTAGCCGGTAGGTGCTGGGTTCGCTCAGAGCCCAGATGACATGTTCGAGCAGAAACGAGCCCGACCGACGCAGGAGCTCCTCCACGTGCCTACGGACGGGACCTAAGTGTCCTGAAGGCGAGGAGTTCGCGCGTTTGCTTGGTTCCGCTCGAGCGGCGCGGGCGCGGGCGCGAGCGCGAGCCGCCAGCTGGCAGCTGCGGACAGATGATCAAGAGGCGTCGCGCGGACCTTCATTTCACTCACTTGACTCGCCGTGTCAGATAAGGAACTTCACACCGATTTACCCCTTTgagcagcagggtaatttttactgtaccgcGGgcgaggctgctgctgctgctgctgctgccgctgctgctggagcgtgaggtgggattcgaacccaggacctcctGCTGTCCGATCTCCCCCCGACCGCCCGTGGCCATGCTGGCCGCGCGTCTCCTCGCGAGCTCGTCGCTCTTCCTCGCGGTGGCGTGCGGCTCCACCATCCCGCGCGGCGAGCGCGCGCCGGCCGAGAACGCGCTCGGAGAGCCCGCCTCGCAGCAGCCGCACATCGTCTTCGTTCTGGCCGATGACCAGGGCTTCCGGGACGTGGGCTACCACGGCTCCGAGATCCACACCCCGACCCTGGACCGGCTCGCGGCCGACGGAGTGAAGCTGGAGAACTACTACGTGCAGCCCATGTGCAGCCCGTCGCGGAGCCAACTGATGACCGGACGGTGGGTGCGCGCGGCCGCCAGGGGGCGCGCTTTGCGGAGCGGACGCAGCGGGTCCTTCGGGAAGAGCTCCGAGGGCCCCCGTGCGCTGGGCGGCACCAATGGCGTTGCTGCGCGCCACGGGTAACTTAGAGGTGGGCCGAGACGAGTTCGTGGGCGAGCGCGAGAAAACTGAGCGAGGCGATGTTTCCCCGCCGGGCCTCGCGTCCTTTCGGACCCGTCTCCCGGCACCTCTCCGAGAAAATAAGCGAAAGAGCTCCAGCCGGGAGTAAGTAGGAGTGACCAGGAGTAGGTGACCAGGAGTAACTAGGGGTAACCAGGGGTAACCAGGATGGCACAGGAGTGATTTCCTAAATCCACAGGATGTTTCTCTGAAGAGCAGAAGTGACTCTCCCGCATCAGGGCGACTGGACTGGTCATGATTTCTAGATGTTTCTCTGCTCCCCGGTGTAGAAACTCGTTGTTCTGGGCGTCACCGTTACTCTCCGCTCTCAGACACAGCGGGGTTCTCGACCCAGAGGCAACACCAAGCCCAGTGTTAAGCCCACACCCAGACGCAGTGCGGTGCCCACAGAAAGTGTTTACACACGTGTTGCGTCTCAGAGGGCGATTCCTCGGGCCGGCGTCGTACGAGATCGGCGAGCCAgcgaggttgtgtgtgtgtgtgtgtgtgtgtgtgtgtgtgtgtgtgtgtgtgtgtgtgtgtgtgtgactgacaacATCGACCTCGATTCAGCTCAACGGGGCTGGAAAGGAAAAGGGCCATTAAAGCAGAGCCACTAGTAGGAGACAAAGTGTCACTCATCTCATGTGGCCTCTTTCAGAGCAGGCGCTGTAAAAATGTAGTAATACCACAAACTGCTTTTACAAAATTATGTTGCCTGTGAAGCACGTGCAGTATATTCCCCCGTCCAACATTCTCTGTTTTTGCACCTTGTGGTTGTTGAATTTGATCACATTTTCTCGTCACGTCTGCTGGTGCGTGTACGGATGGAGCCTGAGAAACGCACCGACACCGGTGGTGTGgaacacagtaaaatgtacaATGATAGGTGGGGCGCAAATACTTTTTCGCTCCAATGCATCCGTATGCACTTCTGGTTCAGAAGTTGTGGTTTGCTTTTACTACGTACGGTTGTCACGGTCAAACGGCCACGTAAACCGGCTATCGGACCCGCCGTCTGCTATTAATCGGAGGCTCGGGACAAATAAACAAGTGCTCGCGTGCTCAGCTGTTCGTAACACGCGGAGCTCCACCGGCTCACGCTTTACCACGGCGAACCGGTGGGAAGCCTTTCTTTTCTGTAATAACCGTGCCGTCTCGGCGCAGTCGAATACAGTATATCGAGTATTAAACGTACGCTTTCTCACATGGCGCGTTTAGGCTCGCTCGAACCTCCGCGGCAAAGGCAGGCAAATTCTCAAGTGAAGCGTACAGCCTGCAGTTATGTACACGGCTATACAGTCTGCTCTACAGTTATACACACAGTTATATAGCCTCCTCAATAGTTATATACGGTTATACCCGCCGCTTGGACCTTTGAAAGGCTCCTTGTCACGGAAGAGCGAGCGCTGTGATCTTCAGGACAGAGGAACGCTCAGAGGCCGAACTCCTCTACAGACTGACGCTGCACCGCGTTTCCTTGTGCTGAGCTCTTCGCTCGTACGTTCGGTAACGGTCAGTCGTTGAAAGACTCGTCCGATCGCGACCAGCCAATTCCGCAGCATTAGTTTTGCTCTAAGGAGAAGTAAATACGATCACCGGTGTTTTTCTACGTATCTGCTTGGTTCCTTCATCCCGAAGAGCTGAGAAGCCGCTGCATCGGAGGGTCTTTTCTCTTCGTGACACTTCGCTTTGGCTCTCAACCGAAGTTTTCTTCGACGTTGTTATATGTGCTAATACGTGGAGTATTACAAGGGGTATTACACGGGGTAGAACGTGGGGCAATATGTACCCGCCGTGTTTGCGGGAGCCCGCAGAGACCCGGCGTACTCTTGTTCACCTCCCATAGACCCGGTGTCCTGTAGCGACCCTCGAACTGCAGTCTCACCGGACCCCCCGAGGTTACCGCGGCGCATTTTCTCGGCGCTGCCCCGCGCTGACGCGAGGCGCCGTCAACCAAACGTTTGCGTGTTTTTCCCGTGTCGCCTCTCCCCCAGGTACCAGATCCACACCGGCCTCCAGCACTCCATCATCCAGCCCACTCAGCCCAACTGCCTGCCCCCGGAGAGCGTGACGCTGCCGCAGAAGCTGCGGAACGCCGGCTACGCCACGCACATGGTGGGCAAGTGGCACCTGGGCTTCTACAAGCGCAGCTGCATGCCCACGCGGCGCGGGTTCGACACCTTCTTCGGCTCCCTGCTGGGGAGCGGCGACTACTACAGCCACTACAAGTGCGACAGCCGCGGCGCGTGCGGCTACGACCTCCACGACGGCGAGGCGGCCGCCTGGGAGCAGGACCGCGGCCTCTACTCCACACACATGTACACGCAGAAGGCCGTGGAGATCCTGGCGGCGCACGACCCCCGGCGGCCCCTCTTCCTCTACCTGGCCTACCAGGCGGTGCACTCGCCGCTGCAGGTGCCGCGCCGCTACCTGGAGCGCTACGGCTCCATCCCCAATCCGCACCGGCGCCAGTACGCCGCCATGGTGTCCTGCCTGGACGAGGCCGTGCACAACGTGACGCTGGCGCTCAAGCGCTACGGTTACTATGACAACAGCGTGCTCGTCTACTCGTCGGACAACGGCGGGCAGCCGGCAGCCGGCGGCAGCAACTGGCCGCTGCGGGGCGCGAAGGGCACGTACTGGGAGGGCGGCGTGCGCGCCGTGGGTTTCGTGCACAGCCCCCTGCTGCTGAAGAAGGGCACGCGGTGCCGGGGGCTCGTGCACATCACCGACTGGTACCCGACGCTGGTGGCGCTGGCGGGCGGCGTGCTCGAGGAGGACCTCGACCTGGACGGCTACGACGTGTGGGAGGCGGTGAGCGAGGGCCGGCCGTCCCCGCGCCGCcacatcctgcacaacatcgACCCGGTCTACATCAAGGCCAAGAGCGGCTCGCGGGAGGCGGGTCTCGGCGTGTGGGACACGGCGGTGCAGGCGGCGCTGCGCGTCGGGCCCTGGAAGCTCCTCACGGGGATCC
This genomic window from Scleropages formosus chromosome 1, fSclFor1.1, whole genome shotgun sequence contains:
- the arsj gene encoding arylsulfatase J, giving the protein MLAARLLASSSLFLAVACGSTIPRGERAPAENALGEPASQQPHIVFVLADDQGFRDVGYHGSEIHTPTLDRLAADGVKLENYYVQPMCSPSRSQLMTGRYQIHTGLQHSIIQPTQPNCLPPESVTLPQKLRNAGYATHMVGKWHLGFYKRSCMPTRRGFDTFFGSLLGSGDYYSHYKCDSRGACGYDLHDGEAAAWEQDRGLYSTHMYTQKAVEILAAHDPRRPLFLYLAYQAVHSPLQVPRRYLERYGSIPNPHRRQYAAMVSCLDEAVHNVTLALKRYGYYDNSVLVYSSDNGGQPAAGGSNWPLRGAKGTYWEGGVRAVGFVHSPLLLKKGTRCRGLVHITDWYPTLVALAGGVLEEDLDLDGYDVWEAVSEGRPSPRRHILHNIDPVYIKAKSGSREAGLGVWDTAVQAALRVGPWKLLTGIPGCGDWVPPQTFAPPLPVRNWHGERVRWERAKSVWLFNVAADPYEREDLSRRYPHVVRRLLLRLARFNGTAVPVRYPAKDSRSDPQLRGGVWGPWYEEGEGEHRRSNLLPGRLLRKQPTKEAKKKHELELRSR